The DNA window ttctgggtactaatcattcgtaaaattaaagatgttaaataaagtctagcAATGTCAGAGACATACATTGATGATCTTTAATGGATAGTTGTTTGATTTATTCATATTCTTCAGCATTTAGTAGAAATTTAATGAGACCCATGGTTCCTTACGGtcctagaactgccatttgccgttttgcactgacaacgttttttgaaataggtatatgtACATATCTGAACTTCCCTACTTGGCACCAGTCTACCTGTTGCCCAAAAGGTGGGAACAgctattttgaaaattttagGTACTAGACTATAAAGACAAACCCTGGTTACTGAAATACTTCTCTCACTGGAGTAACTCCTCActtatttcattttgatacaaaTTTACCTCTTgtaaatatacaaatataGTACATTGTTTTGGTctaaattttcttaaaattgtctttttcttcttggaaaaaaaacttataaaaGCAATCTGGGCTGATGTCATTTTTGATGTTCAGTAATTGTAGGCATCAAACCCAAGATTCTGGTATAAAAGGGATAACACTGCCCCTTGTACATTTTTATTATGCCATTCATTGGCATGGGTAACTGCCTAGAAAACTTTTAGCTTGAATTGTGATAAAAATCAGTTTCTTGTAATACAAAACATAATAAAAAAGGCTTAAAGTTTTGCCAAAGCATACCATACCTGCTGAAAGTTTTCAAATTTGCATGTAGTTAACCATTGGGTAAAACAGTCATAGTTGGTTGCAGGCGAATTTTAGAAGTTTGCATAAATTGAAACTAAAATATTAAACTATTGTTGCGAAATTAAAACGGAAGGTAGTAAAAAGGTTCAATGGAATTGTGGCTTATTATCTGATAAGATTTAGTGTCGTAGTGTAATTTTAGGCCCTGATACAATATCCTATCTAAAGTGGTACGCAGAAGAAATTTGAAACATGGTATGACGTAGCAGACAAATGTGTCCATTTCAAATTACGCTGAAACAGTGAACAAGTGTCCATTGTTAACTGAAATAGATATAGTATACAGTTCATTACTTTTAAAGACTTTTTAAAATGTCCTATTGATCTATCTCAGTATATCTTGTAACAGCAAGTTCTCTTAAAGTAAATGCATGTTCCATCTCAATACCACAATTTCTCTGTACCTCAATGAGTCTTTTCTCAAGCTTCTTCTTATCCATGCCCAACTTCCATCGAAGTTCAGAACATGTGCTTAGAAGTGGTATCAAGTATGCACTTCCCATATCATGGCCTATCAGTTCAAGAGCCTCAGTAGCATACTTTTCTGCTTCTTTGAAGTTTTCAAGAGCATTCAATACAACAACTACACTTCCAAGTGTAGCTACAGTTTCTTGGAAACCATCATTAAGCTTCTGCTGCAGATGAAGTGCATTGAGTAACAATGATAAGGCGTCAGTGAATTTCCCACCACGAATGTCAGAACATGCCTGCTTCAGATCGGGCATGTAGAAGAACTCTTTGAATGGTTCGGATGTACAGATCTCATCTTGGCTATAAATATACTGTAGAAATGTCTCAAAGGCATGACTTCTCAACTGAAGCACTTCAATGTTAAAGTTTTTGGAGCCAATAACTTTACTTGGTAGTTGGACTTTGGACATCAATCTTGGGAATAATTTACGAAGTCCTTTGTAGAGTTTCACAAAATCCGAATAACGTCTGTCCACAACAGCTTTGTCAACATCCACTCTATCAGTTCTCATGACAGCAACTGCATACGACTGAAAGAACAATTTGCAGTCGTTTCTTTATTTGCAAACAAGGTTAACCC is part of the Nematostella vectensis chromosome 13, jaNemVect1.1, whole genome shotgun sequence genome and encodes:
- the LOC5502319 gene encoding sorting nexin-21 isoform X1 encodes the protein MSSKLLEKLSPPNEIGDFDQELEDEGISLPAKMSFNGRLVINESNLPHLNQDDDFSNEEDEMSATENGFHADSIIRGMSTRSLRDLKKTLRFEIISTRICEVSKQKHVSYAVAVMRTDRVDVDKAVVDRRYSDFVKLYKGLRKLFPRLMSKVQLPSKVIGSKNFNIEVLQLRSHAFETFLQYIYSQDEICTSEPFKEFFYMPDLKQACSDIRGGKFTDALSLLLNALHLQQKLNDGFQETVATLGSVVVVLNALENFKEAEKYATEALELIGHDMGSAYLIPLLSTCSELRWKLGMDKKKLEKRLIEVQRNCGIEMEHAFTLRELAVTRYTEIDQ
- the LOC5502319 gene encoding sorting nexin-21 isoform X2, which codes for MQCRDFSNEEDEMSATENGFHADSIIRGMSTRSLRDLKKTLRFEIISTRICEVSKQKHVSYAVAVMRTDRVDVDKAVVDRRYSDFVKLYKGLRKLFPRLMSKVQLPSKVIGSKNFNIEVLQLRSHAFETFLQYIYSQDEICTSEPFKEFFYMPDLKQACSDIRGGKFTDALSLLLNALHLQQKLNDGFQETVATLGSVVVVLNALENFKEAEKYATEALELIGHDMGSAYLIPLLSTCSELRWKLGMDKKKLEKRLIEVQRNCGIEMEHAFTLRELAVTRYTEIDQ